In Fusarium fujikuroi IMI 58289 draft genome, chromosome FFUJ_chr08, one genomic interval encodes:
- a CDS encoding related to ALO1-D-arabinono-1,4-lactone oxidase, translating into MAVLRCLAALGLAVGANALTYNTFDGPGFPACQNVSAVRDATSVKDIQNIVQNAIQAGQRVRASGKAHMWYDTMCSDDPNTVIVRTEQVNKIYDLDLDAGTVMIEAGVTFLQLADYLHQRGASAGYTLVNWNITLAGCVAMGAHRSSIREDSMVAAGVLALDIIDGNGELRHLERDDSDEWLAASTSLGLLGVIVRMKFKIYPDFKVYADQKTLDEADVLNGDIYGMISPYATANLWWWPHKKKFHWRYYDVIPTDKSDQEGFQNTFSITQLEAGAITALWNTGKGVALSNLLAEEILFGQWENPNFREKTTNEPITKWPVYGWNYDVLIGGLYPDQKPVWEYGIHGYTLELAFPVTQANAMLKRVRQLFDNEAKKLKFMASTYRSGINIKFGRPYFDLLGQVTYGTSDGADWDKGAIMLDFPSYKPSIGDGLRYNEPFYHKLAETLIDEFPCRPHWTKNTREVFERSAKNLDPDHIARFKAVREKFDPDGIFRSVVGEAIGVY; encoded by the exons ATGGCAGTTCTTCGATGCTTGGCCGCATTGGGTTTGGCCGTTGGGGCTAATGCTCTCACGTACAACACTTTCGATGGTCCCGGCTTCCCAGCCTGCCAGAATGTCTCAGCTGTTCGTGACGCCACTAGTGTCAAGGACATCCAAAACATTGTTCAAAATGCCATCCAGGCAGGCCAGAGAGTTCGCGCGTCTGGAAAAGCACATATGTGGTACGACACAATGTGTTCCGACGATCCGAATACTGTTATCGTTCGTACAGAGCAGGTCAACAAGATCTACGATCTAGACCTCGACGCTGGCACTGTGATGATCGAAGCTGGCGTGACATTCCTGCAGCTTGCAGATTACCTGCACCAGCGCGGTGCGTCTGCGGGATATACGCTTGTCAATTGGAACATTACTCTCGCCGGATGTGTAGCCATGGGCGCGCACAGATCCTCCATTCGGGAGGACTCCATGGTTGCGGCTGGTGTTTTGGCTCTGGATATCATCGATGGCAACGGCGAGTTGCGACACCTGGAGCGTGACGATAGTGATGAGTGGCTTGCTGCCTCGACATCTCTTGGTCTCCTCGGTGTGATTGTGAGAATGAAGTTCAAGATCTATCCCGACTTTAAAGTCTACGCCGATCAGAAGACGCTCGACGAGGCTGATGTTCTAAACGGGGACATCTATGGTATGATTTCGCCTTATGCCACAGCCAATCTTTGG TGGTGGCCCCACAAGAAGAAATTCCACTGGCGGTATTATGACGTCATTCCAACTGACAAGAGCGACCAGGAGGGTTTCCAGAATACATTCTCAATAACACAACTTGAAGCCGGCGCCATCACAGCTCTCTGGAACACCGGGAAAGGCGTCGCTCTGTCTAACCTCCTCGCAGAAGAGATTCTCTTCGGACAATGGGAAAACCCCAACTTTCGAGAAAAGACGACTAACGAACCTATCACCAAGTGGCCTGTATATGGCTGGAACTACGACGTTCTCATCGGCGGTCTGTATCCCGACCAAAAGCCAGTTTGGGAATACGGTATCCACGGTTATACTCTTGAACTTGCATTCCCCGTGACTCAAGCGAATGCAATGCTCAAGAGGGTTCGTCAACTCTTCGATAATGAGGCTAAGAAACTTAAGTTCATGGCATCGACCTACAGAAGcggcatcaacatcaagttCGGCAGACCCTATTTCGATCTTCTGGGACAGGTGACCTACGGTACTTCCGATGGCGCCGACTGGGATAAAGGCGCTATTATGCTGGACTTCCCATCTTACAAACCAAGTATCGGCGACGGACTGCGATACAACGAACCGTTTT ATCACAAGCTTGCGGAAACACTCATTGACGAATTCCCGTGTCGTCCGCATTGGACCAAGAATACAAGAGAGGTATTTGAGCGCTCTGCTAAGAATCTCGACCCTGAT CACATTGCTCGTTTCAAGGCAGTCAGAGAGAAGTTTGACCCTGATGGTATCTTTCgaagtgttgttggtgaggcGATTGGTGTGTATTGA
- a CDS encoding related to isoamyl alcohol oxidase, which translates to MTWHAQLSLVLGLVCLASAECTGMSDDCSSNPIPLRQFNPLNYQAASCNLKWNNGCTIFKNGQKQQKPPPYLLCTSGHHPSGLLPVDAYTLAMQKGDTDSKKSAKYTLHGLWPSSSGGNGAKDQPYGCLHGEEFDETILNTFSTLLKYFWPTDPKFGNTMQCFILSEWMKHGTCAVIPGADGNAFRLSQETYFRTAFVLANEFNANADLRQQLDDPRSDDLESNVSAGCVQCAYLATVGWEGADVQSVPRMSGDCVDQCFSCGDSWDLCPPAQLDSTVQLDPSNAPVDSETNSDGTNDFVVLDFAMPAFSKSNKISPWEGTWRSFGAEQGGSGKFQFAQTFTDKTLTVTTDSPYPQTCNYERRGSKELVLRCGGNRLEECLVQRLPDIGELEVAFLACNHTGQPAPASFYAAMDTPGCGNFLMFRCKASAKGCSFSVDAKSAPSKSDTKAESKSEPSPVRHSQPGIAGAPTSLLGFWRSLQVSKHYEEGLANWSFTSDGQATLKWPNHPEHGVESYSVSHSIDDPNQVLLASACGAITACRFKFQYQPIYSYAVLDCTSGDKKTQWAMGRCNPCSAECRYSCSAENDNCGAGSCDPADSSSAGALPPPKEHRWCTPEDSSCWPTKTAIKKLEKALDPSMPRLGVQWTNYPAPQPAPVPTGSVNNQAFYGLGNTGLKALYYYENIDDMQRPCFNVNDGVSIWNTASEMCKAALHQNEYRNWNPYIVVFPLNQRHITAALKFAAQHRLCIATAGTGHEYNSRNSCPTGGILIRTILLKNKEFLPTWNEDPSLAPAGAFRFGAGSIFAEMHAFSSKHDRVVASGWCSTVGMTGYHLGGGHGPFAPSMGLGVDNVLEIEVLQVGRNAHGQAVVHRKIVSRRKNPQLFWAMRGGGGGVWGIILSMTLRAHAVPAGGLSRVFMSQTGTFCPGSKDKFGYEWLREMWPRFAEWQLRLNFKVSTQPGFFIDTSKYKKGDLCTATWTFNFEYFYTGGQKEEEYVMFRDSLKDVLQTQTVQESNFNSAYDYLLSMPPNKFQLSVMNPLPAPHEPSDDATGSQNSVFVSREDMETKFASTMMDVLDIRVNSLKTPDKTSPDPMGYRCGFHYLYTSITGNLGSAQPDDTAISPGFRSGLMLWNARTLSTKQCEDTIYKLGRNSYFSESSYVMHNWTDRYWGDKRYEQLLAVKRAHDPGNLFWCHHCVGDDPDDAYGNPLGVKKEKEKDIKVDPYKKDEL; encoded by the coding sequence ATGACTTGGCACGCCCAACTTTCACTGGTGCTAGGCTTGGTCTGCCTGGCATCAGCCGAGTGCACCGGCATGTCAGACGACTGCTCCTCCAACCCCATCCCTCTGCGCCAATTCAACCCCCTCAACTATCAAGCTGCATCATGCAACCTCAAGTGGAATAACGGCTGCACCATATTCAAGAACGGCCAGAAACAGCAAAAGCCTCCTCCCTACTTACTCTGCACCTCTGGGCACCATCCCTCTGGACTTCTGCCCGTCGACGCCTACACGCTGGCGATGCAGAAGGGCGACACTGACTCTAAGAAATCGGCCAAGTACACGCTGCACGGTCTTTGGCCCAGCTCTTCGGGGGGCAATGGTGCAAAGGACCAGCCGTATGGGTGTCTCCACGGCGAGGAATTTGATGAGACGATCCTTAACACGTTCAGTACCCTGCTGAAATACTTCTGGCCAACGGACCCAAAGTTCGGAAACACAATGCAGTGCTTCATATTATCAGAGTGGATGAAGCATGGCACCTGCGCCGTCATCCCCGGAGCAGACGGTAACGCATTCCGCCTATCACAGGAGACTTATTTCCGCACTGCGTTTGTGCTGGCGAATGAGTTCAATGCCAACGCTGATTTGCGCCAGCAGCTTGATGACCCTCGTTCGGATGACCTAGAGTCTAATGTCAGCGCAGGCTGTGTGCAGTGCGCATATCTCGCAACCGTGGGCTGGGAGGGCGCTGATGTACAGAGCGTGCCGCGCATGTCGGGCGATTGTGTTGATCAGTGCTTTTCGTGTGGGGATAGCTGGGACTTATGTCCGCCAGCGCAGCTCGATAGTACTGTTCAGCTTGATCCGAGCAACGCGCCTGTCGATAGCGAGACGAACAGCGATGGAACGAACGACTTTGTGGTGCTAGACTTCGCCATGCCAGCCTTTAGCAAGAGCAACAAAATATCCCCGTGGGAGGGCACATGGCGCTCTTTCGGGGCTGAGCAGGGCGGGTCTGGCAAGTTTCAGTTCGCACAGACTTTTACCGACAAGACCTTGACGGTGACTACTGACAGTCCATATCCCCAGACATGCAACTACGAGCGACGCGGGTCTAAAGAATTGGTTCTGCGATGCGGTGGAAACAGACTTGAGGAGTGTTTGGTGCAGCGACTGCCAGATATTGGCGAGCTTGAGGTGGCCTTCCTGGCCTGCAATCACACTGGTCAGCCGGCGCCGGCGAGCTTCTACGCTGCGATGGACACACCTGGCTGCGGTAACTTTCTTATGTTTCGCTGCAAAGCATCAGCGAAAGGATGTTCCTTTTCTGTGGATGCCAAGTCAGCGCCATCCAAGTCCGATACCAAGGCTGAGTCTAAGTCTGAGCCTAGCCCTGTTAGACACTCCCAGCCTGGCATTGCCGGCGCACCTACGTCGCTTCTGGGTTTTTGGCGTTCACTGCAAGTATCCAAGCACTATGAGGAAGGCCTCGCGAACTGGAGCTTTACATCCGATGGCCAAGCAACGCTCAAGTGGCCTAACCACCCTGAGCACGGCGTGGAAAGCTACTCAGTCTCTCACTCTATAGACGATCCCAACCAAGTCCTCCTTGCATCGGCCTGCGGCGCTATCACTGCCTGTCGCTTCAAGTTCCAGTACCAGCCGATATACTCCTACGCCGTGCTCGACTGTACATCAGGAGACAAGAAGACACAGTGGGCCATGGGACGGTGTAATCCATGCAGCGCCGAGTGTCGCTACTCATGCAGTGCCGAGAACGATAACTGTGGTGCCGGATCGTGCGACCCTGCTGATTCATCATCTGCCGGTGCACTACCCCCGCCAAAGGAGCATAGGTGGTGCACTCCCGAGGACTCTAGCTGCTGGCCTACCAAGACGGCTATCAAGAAGCTAGAGAAAGCTCTGGACCCCAGTATGCCCCGTCTCGGCGTCCAGTGGACCAACTACCCAGCGCCGCAGCCCGCGCCTGTCCCAACGGGATCAGTCAACAACCAGGCTTTTTACGGTCTAGGTAACACGGGTCTCAAGGCGCTGTACTATTACGAGAATATCGATGACATGCAGCGCCCATGCTTCAATGTCAATGACGGTGTTAGTATCTGGAACACTGCGTCCGAAATGTGCAAGGCAGCGCTACACCAGAATGAATACCGCAACTGGAACCCCTACATCGTCGTCTTCCCACTCAACCAGCGTCATATAACAGCAGCCCTCAAATTTGCCGCGCAGCATCGCCTGTGCATTGCAACAGCGGGCACTGGCCACGAGTACAACAGTCGCAACTCGTGCCCCACCGGTGGCATCCTTATCCGCACGATCCTgctcaagaacaaggagttCCTGCCGACCTGGAACGAGGACCCATCTCTGGCTCCCGCTGGTGCATTTCGCTTCGGTGCAGGCTCCATATTTGCTGAGATGCATGCTTTCTCTTCCAAGCATGACCGTGTCGTGGCGTCGGGGTGGTGCTCTACCGTTGGCATGACGGGATATCATCTCGGCGGCGGCCACGGTCCTTTTGCGCCCTCCATGGGCCTCGGCGTCGATAACGTGTTGGAGATTGAAGTTCTGCAAGTCGGTCGCAATGCACATGGCCAGGCTGTCGTTCACAGGAAGATCGTCAGTCGTCGGAAGAATCCTCAGCTCTTTTGGGCCATGCGCGGTGGTGGCGGCGGTGTCTGGGGCATCATTCTCTCCATGACGCTGCGCGCTCACGCTGTACCTGCTGGCGGTCTGAGTCGTGTCTTCATGTCTCAGACCGGCACGTTTTGCCCTGGCTCGAAAGATAAGTTTGGATATGAGTGGCTGCGCGAGATGTGGCCTCGATTTGCAGAGTGGCAGCTGAGGCTCAACTTCAAGGTGAGCACGCAGCCTGGCTTCTTCATTGACACCAGTAAGTACAAGAAGGGGGATCTCTGCACTGCCACGTGGACATTCAACTTTGAGTACTTCTATACTGGAGGccagaaggaggaagagtaTGTTATGTTCCGAGATAGTCTCAAAGACGTGCTGCAGACACAGACTGTTCAGGAGAGCAACTTCAACTCGGCGTATGACTACCTTCTTTCTATGCCTCCCAACAAGTTCCAGCTCTCGGTCATGAACCCGCTGCCAGCTCCACACGAGCCCTCCGACGATGCCACGGGCTCTCAAAACTCCGTCTTTGTCTCGAGAGAAGATATGGAGACAAAGTTTgcttcgacgatgatggacgTGCTGGACATCCGcgtcaacagcctcaaaacTCCTGACAAGACATCTCCTGATCCAATGGGCTACCGCTGCGGCTTCCACTACCTCTACACGTCAATCACCGGCAATCTCGGCAGCGCACAGCCTGATGACACCGCTATATCTCCCGGCTTCCGCTCGGGTCTGATGTTGTGGAACGCGCGCACATTGTCGACGAAGCAATGCGAGGACACGATCTACAAGCTTGGGAGGAACAGTTATTTCTCTGAGAGCTCGTATGTGATGCATAATTGGACGGACAGGTACTGGGGTGACAAGAGGTATGAGCAGTTGCTGGCGGTCAAGAGGGCGCACGACCCCGGGAATTTATTCTGGTGCCATCATTGTGTTGGGGATGATCCTGATGATGCTTATGGGAATCCGCTGGgtgtgaagaaggagaaggagaaggatatcaaggTTGATCCGTATAAGAAGGATGAGCTCTAG